A single Montipora foliosa isolate CH-2021 chromosome 7, ASM3666993v2, whole genome shotgun sequence DNA region contains:
- the LOC138010173 gene encoding uncharacterized protein: MNIEITNDKWIVTQENNLFQKGAELINENPYRGVRWTIEDVPCSFAHVCCFRLTLSLSFRRLFSPRQSTARVSLAHVVMSSPAKANTAPLEPNVVMANEVHDAVEVDDTDHVEFDLDELKEQLGIDSILEKLNDLAAKFCSGKTRTEYSGLEAQNSKSSSETAEGVFDPSAAVVPREVASTNEPYEEEFKFPSVFEEAESFGPEVAEVISQRVNDACSKTAMDSKLKDLYEKYKTPANCKYLCVPKVNLELWHDLSKESKSKDLGLQELQKGIVKASQPIIQLLDSALSARKDKSSMDPNVLLPLLADAVTFLGHASFLTSLKRREFLKPDIARPYQSVCNRSNAITTCLFGDELPKHVKEIGEVNKISRKVSGRPTSIRNMVSSYKRGFDTPSRSYTQRSGRKSTFLGYRGRGSYFHDRQQIGGRLAPITSSKLQKDKAGSLSRNLPKWREFTSDPWILQTVSGYDLEFETTPHQVKFPKFSERETAFIESEITKLISKGAVTELSPCDNEFISTVFLVPKKTGDFRPVINFKPLNQFVEKIHFKMENIRMALNCISPGDFMVSIDLKDAYFSVPIFQPHRKYLRFLWNFKRYEFTCLPFGYSLAPRVFTKIFKPVIAYFRFLGFRVIIFIDDLILIASSYDECLQLLEVLKQTLCKLGFTINVEKSQLVPVNEILYLGFIINSIAMRLRLPAVKLEKIVSACKALLAKHQPSVRDVAKVTGLLVSALPAVNYLEIHYHSLELCKTQTLSGSLDYDTTLSLSSQARSDLQWVIENVTQCNGRLFQVPKIDIYIRSDASLIGWGAVSGSLSASGRWSQSESKRHINYLELLASFHALQCFVPNSRSIHLATSSTSQDSPRQGPSFVNCTGMAYPELVPTSVTVVNSSANLIASSRQPPESPSQPRTAPAETQTALGRLDVIRKTLSNKGFSKQAVDIICASWTAGTEKQYKGVWDKWSGWCHKRQIDLLQASVIQVVEFLTDCYHEGKGYSTINTYRSALSTTLCSMKDDRDSLGSHPLIARLLKGVYVLRPPTPRYSSTWDVSKVTDYLKTLAPLRELSLKWLTLKTAMLCALASAQRQQTLSALDLNFRKESQDSISFVVTDRLKTSRPGKSIEITFSSSGCASICPLAALKEYISRSETLRFRSGHFVSKLFLSFIRPYNPVSPRTIARWIMLVLQSAGIDTSKFKAHSVRGAATSHAFVTGTPVADILKMADWTSEHVFRRHYLRDVL, encoded by the exons ATGAATATTGAAATCACCAACGATAAGTGGATAGTCACTCAGGAGAACAACTTGTTCCAGAAGGGAGCTGAACTCATCAATGAAAACCCGTACAGAGGTGTTCGGTGGACGATAGAGGACGTTCCTTGTTCGTTTGCTCACGTTTGCTGTTTTCGCTTAACTCTTTCTCTTAGTTTCCGTCGCTTATTTAGCCCTCGACAGTCGACAGCAAGAGTTTCGCTTGCCCACGTGGTGATGTCTTCGCCAGCCAAGGCTAATACTGCACCTTTGGAACCCAATGTGGTGATGGCGAATGAAGTTCACGACGCGGTTGAGGTCGACGACACAGACCACGTGGAATTTGATTTGGATGAGTTGAAGGAACAGCTCGGAATCGACAGTATTCTTGAAAAGCTCAACGACCTTGCTGCAAAGTTCTGTAGCGGGAAAACTAGGACTGAGTACTCTGGTTTAGAGGCTCAAAATTCAAAGTCCTCTTCAGAAACCGCCGAAGGGGTTTTTGACCCCTCGGCCGCAGTAGTTCCACGCGAAGTCGCATCGACTAATGAGCCTTACGAGGAGGAGTTTAAGTTTCCTTCGGTATTCGAGGAAGCCGAAAGTTTTGGGCCTGAGGTGGCTGAGGTCATTTCTCAACGAGTCAATGATGCATGCTCTAAAACAGCCATGGACTCCAAGTTAAAGGATCTGTACGAGAAGTACAAGACTCCTGCTAATTGTAAATACTTGTGTGTGCCTAAAGTCAACTTAGAGCTGTGGCACGATTTGTCTAAGGAGTCTAAATCCAAGGACCTCGGTCTTCAAGAGCTCCAGAAGGGTATTGTCAAGGCATCTCAGCCTATAATACAGTTGCTTGATTCAGCACTTAGCGCTCGCAAAGACAAGTCTTCAATGGATCCCAATGTTTTGCTACCTTTATTGGCGGACGCTGTTACCTTTCTGGGGCATGCATCTTTTCTTACATCTCTTAAACGAAGAGAGTTTCTTAAACCAGATATCGCCAGGCCTTATCAGTCTGTTTGTAACAGGTCTAACGCCATTACAACTTGCTTGTTTGGGGATGAATTGCCcaagcatgttaaagagatcgGAGAGGTCAATAAGATATCAAGGAAGGTGTCTGGCCGTCCGACTTCAATCCGGAATATGGTCAGTTCTTACAAGAGAGGGTTTGATACACCTAGCAGGAGCTACACACAGAGGTCTGGCAGAAAGTCCACTTTTTTAGGCTACCGAGGTCGTGGAAGTTACTTTCACGACCGGCAACAAATAGGAGGACGATTAGCTCCAATAACCAGCAGCAAACTACAGAAGGACAAA GCTGGTAGTTTATCTCGGAATTTACCCAAATGGAGGGAGTTTACTAGTGATCCATGGATCCTACAAACTGTCTCAGGTTATGACCTTGAGTTTGAGACAACCCCACATCAAGTAAAGTTTCCCAAATTTAGTGAAAGGGAAACTGCTTTTATTGAGTCAGAGATTACAAAGCTAATTTCCAAGGGCGCTGTGACTGAACTGTCTCCTTGTGATAATGAATTCATTTCTACAGTCTTTTTGGTTCCCAAGAAGACCGGGGACTTTCGGCCAGTTATAAACTTTAAGCCCTTAAACCAGTTTGTCGAaaagattcattttaagatGGAGAACATCCGCATGGCCTTGAATTGTATTTCCCCTGGGGACTTCATGGTCTCTATTGACCTTAAAGATGCTTATTTTAGTGTACCTATTTTCCAGCCCCATCGCAAATACTTACGTTTTctttggaatttcaagcgttatgAGTTTACTTGTTTACCTTTTGGGTACAGCCTTGCTCCCAGGGtttttactaagatttttaagcctGTTATAGCATATTTTAGATTTCTCGGCTTCAGGGTTATTATTTTCATTGATGATCTCATACTCATTGCAAGCTCTTATGATGAGTGTTTACAGCTACTTGAGGTCTTAAAACAAACTCTCTGTAAATTGGGCTTTACCATCAATGTTGAGAAATCTCAGCTAGTTCCTGTCAATGAGATCCTTTATTTGGGTTTCATAATTAATTCCATAGCAATGAGATTGCGGTTGCCGGCTGTTAAGTTAGAGAAGATAGTCTCTGCCTGTAAAGCCCTTTTAGCTAAGCATCAACCTAGTGTTAGGGATGTTGCTAAAGTAACTGGGCTGTTAGTTTCTGCTCTCCCGGCGGTGAATTATCTAGAGATCCATTACCATTCCTTAGAGTTATGCAAGACCCAGACTTTGTCTGGTAGCCTTGATTATGACACGACACTTTCCTTAAGCTCTCAAGCTCGTTCTGATTTACAATGGGTCATTGAGAATGTTACCCAGTGCAATGGTAGACTGTTTCAGGTTCCGAAAATTGATATTTACATCCGGAGTGATGCAAGTTTGATTGGTTGGGGAGCTGTGAGCGGTAGTCTGTCTGCATCTGGCAGATGGTCTCAAAGTGAATCCAAACGTCACATTAATTACCTGGAACTTCTAGCATCATTTCATGCTCTCCAGTGTTTTGTGCCTAACTCAAGGTCTATTCAT CTTGCTACTTCGAGTACTAGCCAAGATTCGCCACGACAAGGCCCTAGTTTTGTTAATTGCACCGGTATGGCCTACCCAGAGTTGGTACCCACTTCTGTTACAGTTGTCAACAGTTCAGCCAATCTTATTGCCTCGTCTAGACAACCTCCTGAGTCTCCCTCACAACCCAGAACAGCACCCGCTGAGACACAAACTGCACTTGGCCGCTTGGACGTTATCAGGAAAACTCTGTCAAACAAGGGATTTTCAAAGCAAGCGGTTGACATCATCTGTGCATCTTGGACAGCAGGCACTGAGAAACAGTACAAGGGAGTGTGGGACAAGTGGTCTGGCTGGTGTCATAAACGGCAAATTGATTTACTTCAAGCTTCTGTCATCCAGGTTGTGGAGTTCTTAACTGATTGTTATCATGAGGGCAAAGGATACAGTACCATTAACACTTACCGTTCCGCACTATCTACAACCCTTTGTTCCATGAAGGATGATAGAGATTCTCTTGGTTCACATCCCTTAATAGCGAGGTTACTCAAGGGAGTTTACGTCCTCAGACCACCTACTCCAAGGTATTCTTCTACATGGGATGTTTCTAAAGTGACTGACTATTTAAAGACCTTAGCTCCTCTCCGTGAACTAAGTTTAAAGTGGTTAACTCTTAAGACTGCCATGCTGTGCGCATTAGCCTCTGCACAGAGACAGCAGACATTATCTGCTTTAGACCTAAATTTCAGGAAGGAATCTCAAGATTCAATTAGTTTTGTTGTGACTGATCGGTTAAAGACTTCCAGGCCGGGAAAGTCTATTGAGATCACATTTTCGTCTTCAGGTTGCGCTTCAATTTGCCCACTTGCTGCATTAAAGGAGTATATTTCTCGCTCTGAAACGCTTAGGTTTCGCAGTGGACATTTTGTTTCTAAGTTGTTTTTGTCCTTCATTAGGCCATATAACCCAGTGTCCCCTAGGACAATAGCTAGGTGGATCATGTTAGTGTTACAGTCCGCAGGGATTGACACTTCGAAATTTAAGGCACACAGTGTAAGAGGGGCTGCCACATCTCATGCGTTTGTCACAGGCACCCCAGTTGCAGATATTCTTAAGATGGCAGATTGGACTAGTGAGCATGTTTTTCGCAGACATTATTTGAGAGATGTTCTATAA
- the LOC138010175 gene encoding uncharacterized protein, which translates to MDCFECNLSRFQELAYAEESDVIFVSETWLSSDVLNSEILPEDYFIVRNDRDTHGGRVLLAIKSSSFKSAREIFIETDIEICFAEVTTCCNINICLCCCYRPPNSDGTWLEKLNSTLSQVCDRFSSILICGDFNFPKISWDNPERTRGADELKFHSILGDHFLSQIVTLPKRDSNILNLVLTNVPDIVELGAVLHPDQVGLFTDHSVVTFSLKASVKKPKSPTRSVYDYRRGDFEGLRSALQSVNLSNVVQDNNTIDKHWTFWKDTFLAAVADFIPLKNIRKRNAPPWLTVDILFLLRKKESVRKKPKLLPRNEILRDKFKTLRARTKHLIRESRANYFESLHIRSQPKRFWSIFKLTNKSSNFPDVMSLGSVNADGRSGQPTTASTPKEIAQLFNHYFASVFSRSTIVIPSDDSMQVTGPVLTDIELTTDEVLKSLKMLNVNKATGSDGIPARLLRETADNIAPSLTKLFNKSLQYGIIPDE; encoded by the coding sequence ATGGATTGTTTTGAGTGCAATCTCTCAAGATTCCAGGAACTAGCTTATGCTGAAGAATCTGATGTAATATTTGTAAGCGAGACTTGGCTTTCTAGCGATGTGCTTAATTCAGAAATCCTTCCTGAAGACTACTTTATTGTACGGAATGACAGAGATACACACGGTGGCCGCGTGTTATTAGCTATCAAGTCAAGTTCATTCAAATCGGCAagggaaatatttattgaaactgACATCGAGATCTGTTTTGCTGAAGTTACAACATGCTGCAACATTAATATTTGCCTGTGCTGCTGCTATAGACCACCTAATTCCGATGGTACTTGGCTGGAAAAATTAAATTCAACGCTTTCTCAAGTTTGTGACCGCTTCAGCAGTATTCTAATTTGTGGTGACTTTAATTTCCCTAAGATCTCATGGGACAACCCTGAAAGAACCAGAGGTGCTGATGAACTTAAATTCCATTCAATACTAGGTGATCATTTCCTCTCACAAATTGTCACCTTGCCTAAAAGGGATAGTAACATTCTCAATCTTGTTTTAACAAATGTTCCGGATATTGTTGAACTGGGCGCTGTTCTACACCCTGATCAGGTTGGCCTTTTTACGGACCACTCCGTTGTAACTTTTTCTCTTAAGGCCTCTGTTAAAAAACCAAAATCACCTACAAGATCAGTCTACGACTACCGAAGAGGAGACTTTGAAGGACTTCGATCTGCCCTCCAATCCGTGAACCTATCTAATGTCGTCCAGGATAATAATACCATCGACAAGCATTGGACATTTTGGAAAGACACATTTTTAGCCGCTGTTGCTGATTTTATACCGTTAAAGAACATACGGAAGAGAAATGCCCCACCTTGGTTAACAGTGGACATCCTATTTCTCCTAAGGAAAAAAGAATCAGTCAGAAAGAAACCAAAGCTCTTGCCTCGAAATGAAATTCTCCGAGACAAATTTAAGACTCTTAGAGCCAGAACTAAACACCTAATAAGAGAAAGCCGAGCGAATTACTTCGAGTCTTTACACATCCGAAGCCAGCCTAAGAGATTTTGGTCAATTTTCAAACTTACCAACAAATCTTCCAACTTTCCGGACGTGATGTCATTGGGGTCAGTCAACGCTGATGGACGTAGTGGGCAACCAACTACAGCTTCTACACCAAAAGAAATTGCTCAGCTGTTTAACCATTATTTTGCATCTGTTTTCTCGCGATCCACAATTGTAATTCCATCAGATGACTCAATGCAAGTAACTGGCCCAGTCCTCACGGATATAGAGTTAACCACCGATGAAGTTTTAAAATCTCTTAAGATGCTAAACGTTAACAAAGCAACAGGATCGGATGGAATCCCTGCTCGTCTATTGCGTGAGACGGCTGACAATATCGCCCCTTCACTTACAAAGCTTTTCAACAAGTCCCTTCAATATGGTATTATACCCGATGAATGA